One window of Vibrio sinaloensis genomic DNA carries:
- the cspD gene encoding cold shock domain-containing protein CspD, giving the protein MATGTVKWFNNAKGFGFICPEGEDGDVFAHYSTIQMDGYRTLKAGQQVSFEVEEGPKGYHASSVVPVESQPAK; this is encoded by the coding sequence ATGGCTACAGGTACAGTAAAATGGTTTAACAACGCCAAAGGATTTGGTTTTATCTGTCCAGAGGGAGAAGACGGAGATGTGTTTGCACACTATTCTACCATTCAAATGGACGGTTATCGTACTCTGAAAGCAGGCCAACAAGTGAGTTTTGAAGTGGAAGAGGGACCAAAAGGCTATCACGCTAGCTCTGTGGTTCCGGTTGAAAGCCAACCAGCCAAATAA
- a CDS encoding NADP-dependent isocitrate dehydrogenase — MPTEKPTIIYTITDEAPALATYSLLPIIQSFTASSGIDVDTRDISLAGRIIANFPEHLTEEQRIGDALSELGELAKTPQANIIKLPNISASVPQLKAAIKELQEKGYNLPNYPEEPSTYEEEAIKATYDKIKGSAVNPVLREGNSDRRAPLSVKNYAKKNPHSMGAWSADSKSHVASMTDKDFFGSEKSVTVQGATEVKIEFVATDGSVKQLKAPFPIQDQEIIDCSVMNKKALVEFFEAQIAEAKEQDVLLSLHMKATMMKVSDPVIFGHAVKVYYKDVFAKYGELFDKLGVDVNNGIGDVYAKIQSLPAAQKEEIEAALQAVYQTQPPLAMVDSDRGITNLHVPSDIIVDASMPAMLRSSGQMWGPDGKQKDTKAMIPDRSYAGIYQAVIDFCKENGAFDPTTMGSVPNVGLMAQKAEEYGSHDKTFILDAAGTVRVVDASGAVLLEQAVEQGDIFRMCQVKDAPIQDWVKLAVSRARATGAPAVFWLDENRAHDAELIKKVNAYLPQHDTDGLEIKILAPLEACQYSLVRIKEGLDTISVTGNVLRDYLTDLFPILELGTSAKMLSIVPLMNGGGLFETGAGGSAPKHVQQVEKENHLRWDSLGEFLALAASLEHLGTVTGNAKAQVLAEALDKATGEFLDNNKSPSRRVGELDNRGSHYYLATYWAKALAEQTQDADLAAEFAPIAKALAENEETIVSELNQAQGVPGDLGGYYAPVAEKAASLMRPSNTLNMIIGK; from the coding sequence AGAGCTTGGTGAACTTGCTAAAACGCCACAAGCAAACATCATCAAACTGCCAAACATTTCAGCGTCAGTTCCTCAGTTGAAAGCGGCAATCAAAGAGCTGCAAGAGAAAGGTTACAACCTACCTAATTACCCAGAAGAGCCAAGCACGTACGAAGAAGAAGCGATCAAAGCAACGTACGACAAAATCAAAGGCAGTGCGGTAAACCCAGTATTGCGTGAAGGCAACTCAGACCGTCGTGCGCCTCTGTCTGTTAAGAACTACGCAAAGAAAAACCCGCATTCAATGGGGGCATGGTCTGCAGATTCCAAATCGCACGTAGCGAGCATGACAGACAAAGATTTCTTCGGCAGCGAAAAATCAGTCACGGTACAAGGTGCCACTGAGGTGAAAATTGAGTTCGTTGCAACAGATGGCTCAGTTAAGCAGCTCAAAGCGCCATTCCCAATTCAAGATCAAGAAATCATCGACTGCTCAGTGATGAACAAGAAAGCGCTGGTCGAGTTCTTCGAAGCGCAAATTGCTGAAGCCAAAGAGCAAGACGTTCTTTTATCACTTCACATGAAAGCCACCATGATGAAAGTGTCTGACCCTGTGATCTTTGGTCATGCGGTTAAGGTTTACTACAAAGATGTGTTTGCGAAATACGGTGAGCTATTCGACAAGCTCGGTGTAGATGTCAACAACGGTATCGGTGATGTTTACGCGAAGATCCAATCACTGCCTGCCGCTCAAAAAGAAGAGATCGAAGCCGCACTACAAGCGGTTTACCAAACTCAGCCTCCTCTAGCTATGGTGGACTCTGACCGCGGCATCACTAACCTGCATGTACCAAGTGACATCATTGTTGACGCGTCTATGCCTGCAATGTTGCGTTCTTCTGGTCAAATGTGGGGTCCAGACGGTAAGCAGAAAGACACCAAAGCGATGATCCCAGATCGTAGCTACGCGGGTATCTATCAAGCAGTTATCGATTTCTGTAAAGAGAACGGTGCTTTTGACCCAACAACTATGGGTAGCGTGCCAAACGTCGGTCTTATGGCGCAAAAAGCGGAAGAGTACGGCTCACACGACAAGACTTTCATCCTAGACGCCGCTGGCACAGTGCGTGTTGTTGATGCTTCTGGTGCTGTTCTACTAGAACAAGCAGTGGAACAGGGTGACATCTTCCGTATGTGCCAAGTGAAAGACGCACCAATCCAAGATTGGGTTAAGCTTGCCGTAAGCCGCGCGCGAGCGACAGGTGCGCCTGCGGTATTCTGGTTAGACGAAAACCGTGCCCATGATGCTGAGCTGATTAAGAAAGTTAACGCTTACTTACCACAGCATGATACCGATGGTTTGGAAATCAAGATTCTTGCCCCGCTAGAAGCGTGTCAGTACTCGCTGGTTCGCATCAAAGAAGGTCTAGATACGATTTCGGTAACGGGTAACGTACTGCGTGACTACCTTACTGACTTGTTCCCAATTCTTGAACTGGGTACCTCTGCTAAGATGCTGTCTATCGTTCCACTGATGAATGGCGGCGGTCTATTTGAAACTGGCGCTGGTGGTTCTGCACCTAAGCACGTTCAACAAGTAGAGAAAGAGAACCACCTACGTTGGGACTCACTGGGTGAGTTCTTGGCGCTAGCCGCGTCTCTTGAGCACCTAGGTACAGTCACTGGCAATGCCAAAGCGCAAGTGTTGGCTGAAGCCCTCGATAAGGCAACGGGTGAGTTCCTTGATAACAACAAGTCGCCATCGCGCCGCGTTGGCGAGCTTGATAACCGCGGTAGCCACTACTACCTCGCGACTTACTGGGCAAAAGCTCTGGCTGAGCAGACTCAAGACGCAGACCTCGCGGCTGAGTTTGCACCAATCGCTAAAGCGCTGGCTGAGAACGAAGAGACTATCGTCTCTGAGCTGAACCAAGCTCAAGGTGTTCCTGGCGACCTAGGTGGCTACTATGCACCGGTTGCAGAGAAAGCAGCCAGCTTGATGCGTCCGAGCAACACATTGAACATGATTATTGGTAAATAA
- the clpS gene encoding ATP-dependent Clp protease adapter ClpS → MSKHFEWVTPDSDLLEREKTKVKPPSMYNVVLNNDDYTPMDFVIEVLERFFSMDIDKATQVMLQVHYEGKAICGTFTAEVAETKVAQVTMYSKENEHPLLCTMEQA, encoded by the coding sequence ATGAGCAAACATTTTGAATGGGTTACTCCAGATTCTGATTTACTGGAGCGAGAAAAAACAAAAGTTAAACCACCATCTATGTACAACGTTGTACTCAACAACGATGATTACACCCCGATGGATTTTGTGATTGAAGTTTTAGAGCGATTTTTCTCGATGGATATCGATAAAGCAACACAGGTCATGCTTCAAGTGCATTATGAGGGTAAGGCAATTTGTGGCACATTTACTGCAGAAGTTGCTGAAACCAAAGTAGCGCAAGTTACTATGTATTCGAAAGAGAACGAGCATCCTTTGCTTTGCACAATGGAACAAGCGTAA
- the clpA gene encoding ATP-dependent Clp protease ATP-binding subunit ClpA — MLNKELESSLNGAFARARDKRHEFMTVEHLLLALLENDAAREALQACQADIDVLRSELDIFIDQTTPLIPDNDETRETQPTLSFQRVLQRAVFHVQSSGRSEVTGANVLVAIFSEQESHAAYLLKKNDISRLDIVNFISHGITKASSSGDEPSSPDSFSSDNVDEGSNEDRLESFATNLNQVAKQGQIDPLIGREKELERTIQVLCRRRKNNPLLVGEAGVGKTAIAEGLAWRIVEGQVPDIIADSVIYSLDIGSLLAGTKYRGDFEKRFKAILKQLEKEQDAILFIDEIHTIIGAGAASGGQVDAANLIKPLLSSGKLRCIGSTTYQEYSNIFEKERALSRRFQKIDIVEPSLDDTTKILMGLKPKYEAHHEVRYTNKALRAAVELSAKYINERHLPDKAIDVIDEAGARSRLAPASRRKKTVGVADIEAMVAKMARIPEKSVSSSDKEILKKLDEKMKMLVFGQDDAIDVLSEAIKLTRAGLGADHKPVGSFLFAGPTGVGKTEVTVQLSKLLGIELLRFDMSEYGERHSVSRLIGAPPGYVGYDQGGLLTDAVIKHPHSVVLLDEIEKAHPDIFNLLLQVMDNGTLTDNNGRKADFRNVILVMTTNAGVQETVKKSIGLIQQDHSHDAMSEIKKVFTPEFRNRLDNIIWFNSLDEHVIHQVVDKFIVELQAQLDVRGVSLEVSDDARHWLAVKGYDKAMGARPMGRVIQDQLKKPLANELLFGSLVDGGTVKVDLKDDELKFTYLNEKEAAVH, encoded by the coding sequence ATGCTGAATAAAGAATTAGAGTCGAGTCTCAACGGTGCTTTTGCCCGTGCTCGAGACAAAAGACATGAGTTTATGACTGTCGAGCACCTCCTGTTAGCATTGTTAGAGAACGATGCTGCGCGAGAGGCTCTGCAAGCTTGTCAGGCAGATATCGACGTGCTTCGTAGTGAGCTAGACATCTTTATCGATCAGACCACACCGCTGATCCCTGACAACGATGAAACTCGCGAAACGCAACCCACTTTGAGTTTTCAACGCGTTTTGCAACGCGCCGTGTTCCATGTTCAGTCTTCTGGGCGCAGTGAAGTGACCGGCGCGAACGTGCTGGTGGCGATTTTCAGTGAGCAAGAATCACACGCCGCCTATTTGCTGAAGAAAAACGATATCAGTCGCCTAGATATCGTCAATTTTATCTCGCATGGGATCACCAAAGCGTCAAGTTCCGGTGACGAACCTTCGTCTCCTGACTCATTTAGCAGCGACAATGTCGATGAGGGGAGCAATGAGGACCGTCTGGAGAGCTTTGCAACCAACCTTAATCAAGTGGCCAAGCAGGGCCAAATCGACCCATTGATCGGTCGTGAAAAAGAGTTGGAACGTACTATCCAAGTGTTATGTCGTCGTCGTAAAAACAACCCGCTACTTGTGGGTGAGGCGGGTGTTGGTAAAACGGCAATTGCCGAAGGACTAGCATGGCGCATCGTTGAAGGTCAGGTGCCGGATATTATCGCCGACAGCGTGATCTATTCGCTTGATATTGGTTCGTTGCTTGCTGGTACTAAATACCGCGGTGACTTTGAAAAACGCTTCAAGGCGATTCTTAAACAGCTAGAAAAAGAGCAAGATGCAATTCTGTTCATCGATGAAATTCACACCATCATAGGGGCAGGGGCCGCTTCTGGCGGCCAAGTAGACGCCGCCAACTTAATCAAACCACTTTTAAGTAGCGGTAAGTTGCGCTGTATCGGTTCCACCACTTACCAAGAGTACAGCAACATCTTTGAGAAAGAGCGCGCGCTGTCGCGTCGCTTCCAAAAAATTGACATTGTCGAGCCATCGCTTGACGACACCACCAAGATCTTGATGGGTCTTAAGCCTAAGTATGAGGCTCACCATGAGGTGCGCTACACCAACAAAGCGTTGCGCGCTGCGGTTGAGCTGTCGGCTAAATACATTAACGAACGTCACCTGCCAGACAAGGCTATTGACGTTATCGACGAAGCAGGTGCGCGCAGCCGCTTAGCTCCAGCGAGTCGCCGTAAGAAGACCGTGGGTGTGGCCGATATCGAAGCGATGGTCGCCAAAATGGCGCGTATTCCAGAAAAATCAGTGTCATCTTCAGACAAAGAAATCTTGAAGAAGCTCGATGAGAAGATGAAGATGCTGGTGTTTGGTCAAGACGATGCGATTGATGTTCTAAGCGAAGCGATTAAATTGACGCGCGCTGGGCTGGGAGCCGACCACAAACCGGTCGGGTCTTTCTTGTTCGCCGGGCCAACTGGGGTGGGTAAAACAGAAGTCACGGTTCAGCTTTCTAAGTTGCTGGGCATCGAGTTACTGCGCTTTGATATGTCTGAATATGGTGAGCGTCACTCAGTCAGCCGTTTGATCGGTGCGCCTCCTGGTTATGTCGGTTACGACCAAGGCGGTCTATTGACGGATGCAGTAATCAAACATCCGCACTCAGTTGTTCTGCTCGATGAGATAGAAAAAGCGCACCCAGATATCTTCAACCTACTGTTACAAGTAATGGACAACGGTACCTTGACGGATAACAACGGTCGCAAAGCAGACTTCCGTAATGTGATCCTTGTGATGACCACCAATGCCGGTGTGCAAGAGACGGTGAAAAAGTCGATTGGCTTGATTCAGCAAGACCACAGCCATGACGCTATGTCTGAAATCAAGAAGGTGTTCACACCGGAGTTTCGTAACCGTCTAGATAACATCATTTGGTTCAATAGCCTAGATGAGCATGTGATTCATCAGGTAGTGGATAAGTTCATCGTCGAGCTGCAAGCTCAGTTGGATGTTCGCGGAGTGTCACTTGAAGTGTCTGACGACGCTCGTCATTGGTTGGCTGTCAAAGGCTATGACAAAGCGATGGGAGCTCGCCCAATGGGACGCGTAATTCAAGACCAATTGAAGAAACCGCTAGCAAACGAGTTGTTGTTTGGTTCTTTGGTCGATGGCGGGACAGTGAAAGTCGACTTGAAAGATGATGAGTTAAAGTTCACCTACTTGAATGAAAAGGAAGCCGCTGTTCATTGA